In Glycine max cultivar Williams 82 chromosome 10, Glycine_max_v4.0, whole genome shotgun sequence, the DNA window TCAGTTCACCCGGAGCAGCAGGGTCTACATAGTAAATCTGTCCATAGTTATATACTATGAGCATGAATtactaaaaagtaaataatagatacataaaaaaagttacaaaagcATTGTATTTGTTGAAAGGGGAGGTGAATGCCAAGAAGTGAGCTAGCTTAACACATTGAGGCCAAAATGGAaaggcaaaaataaaacaattattagaCAGAAATAATGAAAACAGCAAAGGTTTCACAAACCAAAGTGGGTTGTTGTGTAGGTAAATCCTTGGATTCATCATTAAGAAATTCGTTGTCTTGATCTTTAGCATTGGAGTCAGTGCGGGTAAGAGTAAGTCTCTCAACTTCTCTAAGCGCAACCAACCACCTTCTTAGCAACTGTACTCTCTCTATCCCTCTACACGAAACAGAAACCTCTTCTAACCGTTTTACAGTGTGCTTAAAATTTTGCATATTCCGAGCCACCTGCTCAATAAAACCATTCATATTTCAGAAACCACATTTAAGAAAGAAAGAGTATAATAGACTTGCACTTTCCCTGTAAAAGTTTGTAGTACATTGTCAACCAATCAGAAATCATTAGTACTTTAACTTTTTAAGATAGTTATGatgatagttattataaaactGGGGTCCTTGGTTCCTATGGCAATTGTCCTGTGACAATTGTCATAAGGGACTTAGTTTGAGTCTAgtgcatatttatatataacaaaatagttattataaaaatcaataaatttttcttatatgtggccgatttataattagatgacaATACATGCATTATTTATCAAAGAAATACCCtcccaagaaaaaaattaaatgcaaaCTCCAAAGCATGACCCTTTAAGGCCCAATCTAGAGATTTCTTGCAACGCAAGGTAACATAGCCAAGGTGAAAATTTTATCCTAAACCCAGAATCAAAAACGAAAAGGGTAAAGGGAAAACgtaagtttttataaaaaaaaaagggggggggggggggggggggtaaggTTGATCGTTGTTACAATGCGATCCTGGATGATTCTGGCACCGCCAGCGACGGCGTTGCTTGCATGGACCATGACGGAGTCGGCGTAGGTGCGAACGGCACGTCCGATATTTCTCTGGCCACCTTCCACCGCTTTGTTCACCGCTGATCTTACCCATGACATTCTTCTTCGCTCTTCGccaacttatttttttgttgcttaatagtaaatatataaattctcTTGCTCTGTTTTATCTTTGTAATGGTGTATAGATGAAAAATGGGAAAAGAAAGTGTATCTGTGTGTCTCTGTTTATTTTTTCGGtgacaaacaaaatgaaaagaatgggaTGGTTTTTTGGTGGCACGTGTGAGAAGTAATGCAATGGCGAGAGGGAGAAGAAGTCAGCTCAACGTTCATTGCTTTTGGTGGCATCAAGTTCGATTACTCTGCCTTCAGTTTCGCTTTAGTGTTTTCTCTAAATCCATTATTGTTGCTCCTTCTTCTTGCTCTgcctttcatttatatttttttggtttctttttttttttttttgtctacatTACATATACTCCTCATGAAAGGTAATCAGGTTGGAGTATTGTAACAAAGTTATGGGCGACAATTAAAAAGTTTGAGTCTAATCCCGAGTCTAGCTAcctaaaattcataatttcatatttataattttaatctctttatttttaaattaaaacatttaattcttattttttaaaataaataatttttatccttCCATCAATTGATCatctaaaatcaaatattaacttTGATGTACCATATTAATAAATGTTGACTTTTGATATAACACGTTGATGCTGATGTAGAATTTATGTAAACGATTgacttattgaaaaaaaattaaataaagtaaaaaataaaagatatcctAATATGAATTGAACACATAATCTCATAAACAAAGACAATCAAACACTTATTTTATTCAGTTAATTATGTTAACATTactttttatgtattattagttaagaactattaatttttttaaattatcaaagtttataaattaaaaatatttaatatataaatattttaatatatttttcacttcatttaatttttttttacttacgtAAGCATTATGTTAACAACGTACATAAGTTTCGTATCAACACTAATATGTCACATCAAAATCAAcatttaattttagattatcAACTAATGATTAACTAGTTGAAGGATCAAGATTACTTATTCAGAAAAAATAGAGATTAAAATTGcggatttaaaattataggaggaccaaaattataatttaacctaaaaaaataacacataccTTGAAGTGAATGGTTGATGATGTAAGAAATTTACCCTCATAATGTGTAGTAATTAAACTCAtttctttataataaattactttCTCCGAAttcaaatataagtaaaattaattaacttgtgtgttaattaagaaagttaaaatatcacttaattctactaattatatttttaaaatattttttccctaaaatgttcttaattgaaatttgatataaaaaataaaaagagtttattgaaaatagaatatcaattaattaaagggTATTATTGGGATAATgtcatcaaataaaataaaagtaattaaaatttacttatatttaagtaaaaaaattgtttacaatTGAGttcaaaaaaagaatatttttaataaattttcatcATATATCACATATTATTCAACAAGAGTAAGTTCTCAATCATTTTAGATATCATTACACAATACAAATATGACAATATACATGTTTCTGGCAACCATAACACCACATAGTTTAGTAATTATtcttaattgttgtatattgcCATTGCATTTCATGTCTTTgttaggactttttttttgtaaaaaaaaaaaggctaacTGAAATCATCAtttattataattcttttttagttttataaccCATTCTCCTAAATGCATGATAAAGATTCTTGTTTCATTGACATTAATGttctttgagtattttttttatgtgtgtgtattttctttctttctttctttgagtAATGTAATTCACAGCTGAGTCACAAAtggaaatataacaaaattaaaagtagtaaaaaatttgaagatcataattttttttttttttgagaaacaaTTTTACTCGAACAGGTAGAACTATTATAAGAGCAAAAAGGTTCTCTCTACgtataagtattttatttttatgattattgttttgtattatttttttgtgtattatttgacttaaaataaatttaataacttaGCATATATTCTTATTGGTATTAATGTGTTTTAGGAGGACTCGATATTATGTCCAAAAGGAGGATTCGATATTTGTATTGACTCTTTTTCAGTATTGAATCATATTGGTTTTTTTCACTATTGAACTATTTCATCTCGGGGAATTTATTgagctattattttttttataggcaaaataaattttattgataaaaagctAATTTTAACACAAGAAGTGTACAAATAGCAAAACAGGAGTTACATGGGACAAACCCTTCATGCATACATGAATCACCACcaatttttacatcaattaatAACAAAGTCCTAAAAATAGAagtcttattttattaatatctttTGCAGTCCCAACACCCTTCAAATCACCTGGCACGTGTCCTTCCTCACCTACTCCAACGTTCAAATTTTGAACTTCCGCGGCAATAGGATTTCTCGTAAATTTATTGActtatttttaagtattattcTTTCAACAGTATCATTATAATTGGGGATTGCTATATAACGGCACTACCAACGTGAGAGCTTTACCCATATTTCAAAACTGCCCCCTAATTTATTGTACAATAAAAATTTgggggtagaaaaaaaatacaaaacaaaagtaagtTTTTCTATTGTATACTTgtataatgaaaattttattttttatttttttcaccccTATTATATAGTGAAAGTatgtttttgttgtattttttttgtcatttccatttttttttcagtgaaaacatattttcattatatacttgcataatgaaaacatatttttattttataaattattttgcaaaaaaaaataatgaaacaatatttttaactcAGTAGAAACATGAttctattatgtaaaaaatattatcacatTAGATGATCCGAGGGAGAcgggagaagaagaaaagcaatggagaaacaagagagaaaaaagaaggattGGGTGTGTTAtgaaagaggaagagaaaagtGAAAGAGGATTGGGgtgtagaaaaaagaaaaaaaggatagaATGAtcaaattattatgactaataGTGTCAATAGCAATTTCggtaatgaaaataattattttcttattgaaaTAGAAATACtacataaaagtatttttttaattcataagaattaaatgctatacaaaaaatttacaacaaacTTTGTTCATATCTGTTACAATTTGTAAGTAACCCATTTTTTGCTACCTTCCATAATAAATTCGAATTCTTTTAGGACCCTTCCAATCCCAAATGCGCTTGAAATACAGGTCACCCTCATCAATGACTTGACTATAAGCTGATTTCATAGTGATCATACCATAAGTTGTACCTTTTCCATGCAATAGTATCATTTGCATGGCCACTTTTGGGAGGAACTAAGGTTCGAATACAAGAAAATTTCGAAAATTGAtacaacaaaagtaaaattacttcaaaactaaatttcgaaatgcattttttaaatgttatatgtttcagaaattaaaatttagaattcAATTATTCCATAATTCAATTTTTGTGGCATATaagcatttaaaaaatacatttcgaAAACACAAGTAGCATAGTTTCGAAACatctttttttagtttgttttcttACAAAGAGAAATTGAACTAAACACATTTAGAGAAAAATTCTTAAAGAATTAagaaacttaatttttataagaaaaaaatagcttttaaaaaaagttacatacTCTCTaatctccctctttctctcaTCTTGAACTGCATGACGTAAACTAAAACTTAGTTTAAAAGGATAATTTTAgctaaaactatataaaaaaaatcctagtttattttaagttttacagTAGCTTTTAAgtccataaataaaaaaaaagttggatcAAAGGTTTAgttttgaagcaaactctcaataaaaaatatattttcaaaataagagTAAATCTTTGTCATAAACTTCCTATAAATCCAGAAAAACAAAAGATTGAGAGGAGAACCcaatttaagaaagaaaagaaaaaaggggcAGAAGAGTCaagtgaaaatacaaaattgaagcCAAACAAATCATTAAGCCAATTGAGTAATCCATTTTGATATTACAATATTGAGGGCAACAAATAAGTTTTTCACAATCTACAATTCAAGCCAATGTATAAAATGTCAAACAAGAGAGTTTACTACCTTGGCTTTCATGTTGCATGCCTGTTCAAGCTCCTCACTCCAATAGGGTGTAATTGGTTTCCTAATGTTTTTAAGCATGATGGACAAACTAAAGATAAATATCAATACCAGGTTTAAGACTTAAGAGTTGCATATCATGGCATGAAATACAATCTTAGTACTTATGCACTGTATCCACCCAACCCAAAATTTGAGCTAGAGATGAAGTTGCCTATGTCATTATTCCCTTATCACCcccaatcaaaattgaaaaatatacaaGGTGTAGTACAATATAACAAGTAAGCTAAATGTTATACAATTCTGTTGATAGGAGGATTATAATGAAATCAGGATTTAATGCCAgatcaaaaagaaggaaagcaaGGGTACGGTCATCCCCATCAAGGAAACCTGTATAGAAGGATACCCTCCAATCAATTATGGTCATGAATGGGTCACATAGGAGGAATTTCTGGTTTTTCGGTTAACATCATCGATGGTTTCATCTTCCATACCAACGGATCCTTGTCAAAAAGGAACTAAGTATCTTAAGCAATGAAACTAATCAATATCTGGCAATGGCGTTTTCCAATAATTCCATGAGTTGTAGTCCTCCTGCAATATTTCAGAAATTAGAAGTCAATTTTGTTGGTTGTGAAGTCCATATTCCATTGTACTAACTGGTGCTAGGAGATGATATGTCACCTGCTCGACCAAAGAAGTTGGTGGAAACATGTCATTGACGAGGGTATGTAATGATGTATACGACTTTGCGCCGATACGCTGACTAATAGCTACCTCACCCTGTTAGTTTGCATAGGCATTTAGTTGGTcacaaagaagaaataaataaataaaatatactaatcGTCAGAAATATGAGTCCAGGATGCAAACCTTAGGgttgataataaatattttgccCTTCGGGATTCCAATCTTTCTGTAACTAAGTTCATCTGTATCTCTATTGCCAAATCCAGCATAGAATGGATTATAGTCAGATGGGAAAAGTCTTTTGATATCCTGCATAACAATAATTTTAGGCCATATGTATTATAATGTCGATAAGAAGATGCCTTCCAATAACATTCCCTGTTATACATCACAGTGGCATGGTTTTGTGTTCTGGCAGTTACCTCTAAACAAGCAATCTTGAACTCGTGAGGTGCTCTTCTTATCACTTCCATCAGTAATGGGGCCAAACACACAAAATAACAAGTCAGAGACAATGGATTCAAGTACAGATCACTTACATAAATAGTTAAACTTCATGAATTAACAAAAATGAATAGCCGGCTGTCTATAGTTCTCACAAATGATAAAGCAAAGGAATTTGGGTAAGATTATGAATAAATAGATAAGAACGAGCTCAAGATATAAGCAGTCACTTCAGTCTATCCAAGTAATTAATAACAAACTTCGTACctcattgcccagaggctcttcgctatgcgaaggtatgggggagggatgttgtacgcagccttacccttgcatatgcaaagaggctgtttccggattcgaacccatgaccaacaagtcaccaaggcacaactttaccgctgcaccagggctcgccctctttttcgtaccccattgcccagaggctcttcgctatgcgaaggtatgggggagggatgttgtacgcagccttacccttgcatatgcaaagaggctgtttccggattcgaacccatgaccaacaagtcaccaaggcacaactttaccgctgcaccagggctcgccctcaagtaattaataacaaaatgaataaaatattgttaCATTTTTGGGTGAGGAAAGAACTTCGAGCCTGTCTGTTTTAAAGTTGGGTAGACTTTATTTGATATAATTGATTCTGAACTGTTGGATATATTGAAATGTGTGATTAATCAGTCATAGATTTTACATTAAAACGTGTGTCATGGTGGGAATAGTTAATTTTCGGTGTTTCCCAAACAAACACTACAAATTACATGATATTCGCAGCAGTATGCGTGACTTTGGAAAGACAGAATCATCAAACAAAAAGCACAGGCACATAAGCAAAAAGTGAAATCTTTATTATAACATCAATAACTGGCTACATGAACAACATATTGCAGTATCCATCACAACTAATCTCAGGTTAGAGGTGCCCCACCTTCTCGGTAAAGCGAGGGAAATAATCCATCAGGTGATATAACAACAGGTCCATTTGGTAAGGTTTTTCCATCCTGCAAGCACGCAATGTTTAAAGTATTATTACATGATCCCTTCATTGTCAACAATGATGCAATTATATTTCAggacaataaaaagaaaacataatacAAAAATTTTTACTGCCTCTTTCCTCTCCCTAACACACAGAAATGGACACTAATACTGAGGCAAGGTCAGAATTACACCCTTCTTGCTCAGATCAGGAGCTTTGCCTTTAGTGCTTTGATGAAATTTTCATggtaatcaatttaaaattctgataaGTGTAAAAACAGCTAGCCATCTATGATCCTGCTTTATCACTAAAaggattttactgtttatttgAATATGAATGTTACTTTTCCATGATTAACTTAACCTACATagaaaattaatgtaaaatggGCAAATATTTTactgctttcttctttttctaatgCTAATGTCTTCTTCCTTCAAACATGCAATTTTTAGCAACTACAGTTTCAAGGTTTTTAAACCCCATGGTACCTTAATGTCATCTTTGCCTGTGGCTACCATGAAATGATATCTTAATCAAGCAGCCAAATATGCagttaaaaaaagtaatgtCTTATGGATATTAAATCAAGATTGATACTCCTCCACAAGACTAGTAAGGCAGTTGATGCCACACAACCATaacattgaaaagaaaagaaaaaaagctcaTACGTTGATTCCTTGATACAAATACTTCAAAATCACAGAATAATTTTAATGTTGGAAATAAATTGCCATTGATCACAGAAAACCTGGTTGTTTAAATACCTGTTTCAGGTTAAGCAAGAAGTTTCTGGTTAGATATGCCTGGACAATTGCACGGGCACTCAGAAAAAGTAGTTGGTATCCATTTTCCTGACATAAAATCCAGATCTAGTATTTAGACATTAATCTTCTTGAGATATAAATCAATGGAACAATAGGCTTCACCATAACATCATGCGCGACTGCATTTTACATTAGATAGATAGGAAAGTTCTGCCGATAACAAATTAAccaataaatttatttgcattttcattctaaTGGAAAGAAATATAAGCAGAAATCTGGGGCCAATTTGTATAAACATATCAAAAGTCACTTATAGGAGAAAGAAATACAAAGgtaaaatgaatcaaacttttcacataagctaaaattaactatacactaacaatgtaaaattgttttacacggtcatccaataaaaaatcaccgtttgaattactttaagataattattttaaaagtcaacaaacttaccATAAATGATGGGTTGTGATTGGATAACTgtgtaaaaaattttacactgtCATTGTATAACCCTTTTTCTCATATGCACCTCTACTTTTAGAGTAGATGAAACAGAATCTCAAAATTTTAGGTAgacaagttgattttaacttataaagttttattcaatttatcTTCTTATTTCTTTCTCCTACAATGTACTGGATCCTAGTCctcaactaataataataattaagataagGGTTACTCCTAGAGTAAGTCTTGGACACTTAatccatttaataatttttcatagaaaacaaaattaagaaatctAATCTTTGAATCATGCGATAATATATTAAAGGCTGTTGATACCAAAATTAATTGAATCATGTACATAAACTAAACATTCATAGGTATGTAATCTTaaattcttaataataatattgatgaaatgcaaagtgaaacaggaaaaataataaaagtaaaagaaagtgGTAAATGTTGTATTGTATGGTAATGAAAGCAGACTATGGACATTGTACCATCTCAATTAAATGGCTGCAAAAGAGCCAAGTCTCATTAGTCATTAGCCTTCCTATCTACTATGCTTGTTGATTGAGCAAAAATGACTTGACCAGACtccaggttcatttgcagagtAATCCCAAGTACAAGCTCAAAGGAGCAGGGTTTAGTTCCTTCTAAACCCATTTAAATTTATGGGTgcatatatatttacataagATCTATAAAACAAACCTCACTAAATTTTTGCCATCACAATCCCATTCCAATTGAAATGAACATATGTTATTAGatctgtaaaaataaaaaatatgcataCCTTAATAGCACAGAAAAGCCTTGCCACTCCAGATTGTGTCCAATCTTTGCCAACTAAAGGCATGAACTGCCCCAAAACATCAGAcctaaaaggaaagaaaaaacagTTTTTATCATGGTTCTCAAACCATAATGCAACTCGGCCTTTTACTCCCTCCATAGATTATTTTACACAACTTCCATTCAGACATGTTTGTCTAATCATAATAGCAAATGCAATCATGCTTAACAACTATTTATCATGCGTCTACACTATAGGGGTGTGCATGGTTTGGTTTAGtacaaaacaaatttaatttaaaaccaAATATGCAGATTCGATTCTGAATCCAaactactttatttttttcaaaactagttTGGTTTTTTACCAAACCAGAAATTAAAGCGATTTATGAACAAAACTGGGTTTGGTTCAAAACcgatttttaattcaaaacagACTTTGAAAACTagttttaaaaccaaaacttattttaaaaatggtcCGAAactgatttaaaaatatttttaaaaatgaattcttATAACAAAAATGGGTATAACCGGTTTTAGTTAAAATTACTAATTGCATTAAACCAAaaccagtttttaaaaaatagataaccAAAGCATTTGTTAAGAATTAAACCAGTTTGGCTTAAAAActgtttacattatttttaattttaaatgtgtttggtttaaattaactttatttttcacAGCCCTAATCTATATAAATAACAGACAAATTTGGTATGGGAAAAAGTTTCTACAAGAAAACATCCTTGTGCAATCTGTAAGACCTCCCATTAAGAAGCTATACCATAGGAGAATTAGAGTTAGGCCTAATTATTGTGCAGCCGCCTCTGTTGATGAGGCTTTGTAAAAAGGAGAGTTAGTTAAGAATTAGTTAGGCAGCTATGCTGATATAAATAGAATGAAGGTAGGGGAAGGAGTCACTTTTGGAGGAAGTTGTAAGAAGTTAGAGGAGTGACCGGGATCTCAAAGTCCCAGATATctataactaactaactaactacccATTCATATTTTATCTACTGTTTGAAGTCATTGTTCCAAAAAGGAGTCATCAATAAAGATAGTTTCATTCTTTCTCTATCTACCTTTTCCTATCTGATGCAGTCCCTAACACAACCATCATGGCTagacaatgtaaaaaaataaaaacgacAATTTTGCACAATATTTAGTCAAAGGATCAGCAACAGAGTTTTAAGAGGATGTGAGCAGGCTAATGACAGAAGCTTTGGTTCATCTACTCAGACTAAAAGTCATTTACTGCACCATAAGCTTATACAAAGCCTGACTCTATGACAACGAACAACTAGAAATATGAAACTTCATACATTCAAAGCAGATCCTGAACCTCTTCTATATTGTCTTGCACTTTGTAACAGTCTCAATAGCATCAACGATTACTAAAATTTGCAATATGGACACATACAGGGATTTCATCTAAAATATACATCCACTTAAATGGAGAACAgaattgtaaagaaaaatagcaaTGGTCAAATAGCCTTACTTTGTAATAGTTCCATCAACGTCTGAAATTACAATTCTTGCATTCCACTtccataaataaatatgagCATCAACCtgttatgtaattaaaatttatctcttAAACAAAATCCAACCACTGGTAAACTTAATACAGGAACTTAGAACATCAATAAATGTCAAAAACCTGTTGTGTTCCGAGAACCCTTGTAGAGAAACTGAAGGTTACCAAATTTTGACCCTCTTTGAGATTTAAGGATGCTATCTGCTTGGTAGTGGGAACATTTGTTCTTAGAAATTGCTTATGAGGAGATCCCTGGGTACTGGATGCTGGAGTTGGTTCTATCAGAGATCCAGACTCAGAATCTAGAAATACCTCCTCATTTGATGAGTTGCTATTAGTATGCTCAAATGTTTTGACCTTTCGAAAAGGAATAGGCCAAAGTCTCCATCTGCGTCCAGACGAAGATGATCCCAGATCATCATCCCTGGACTTCAATGCATGATCCTGTTCCACAGGAATTGTATCTTTGGACTCAACAGGTAAATCTAAACTATAAACAGCCATTCCAAGAACAAGAGGAGCAGCCTTTTCCCACGTCATGTACCTCTCTTTAAACTTGATAAcaagattttgatttttaattattgatggaGCAGAACTTGTGAAGTCAACTACGGATATGCGATGTGCTTCAAACGCTTCAGCAGCAGCTACTGAACCCATGCCCACCTTAAGTTCATGACCACAAAGGGAGATCTCAAATCCTGCATATTACAATATGAATGAAAGTAAATAAACAGtccattaatataaaataaataattgcagAATCCAAGAGCAACTCATTTGCAGCACTGGTCTTACCCAAACCCAAATGGCTTTGATCCCCTTTATTGGAAGTTTCTGTTTGAGGCTCCACCACCTCACTTGTAGCCCTAACATCTTTGAGTGCAGGGGTTTGTTGATTATCATCTAACTCATCATTTGTTACTGTCTTGTCAACGTGTTCATCATTCTGTTCACTATAAGTAGTGACAGAATGAGAGCCAGAAGCAGTTTCAACTTCTCCTGATGCATTTTTCTCAACCTCTTGAGTTTCCAACTCTGATTTTGGTGATCTATGGCCATTAGAAGAAGCAGAACCACTAGGAGGTGATAACTCATCACCGTTTTTAGATATTGCAATGCTCTCCTGTTCATTTTCATCAACTGCAGGATGACTTGCATTAGATTCCTCTACTGAATTTTGAATCTTCAATGAAGAACCTATATTTTGTAAATCAGCATTTCCAGCCTGCTGACCAAAATCTTGTAGCTCCAAACAACTTTTGAAAACATTCTCCCTCTTGATACCTGATGCAGCCTCTTCTGAATCAGTTTTCATATGATCTTCTTGATTTTTAATCTCCACGGTATCCTGTGCTAGACAAATATGTGCCTCCTCTCCTTGACAAACTTCAAGCAAAAGCTTAGAAGTATTATCATCACCGTTAGTGTCACAACGTCTAGATTGGACATTAGTTGTTTGAGCACCCAACTGATTAATATAATCAGCAGCCCAAGCACTTTCACCAGTACTAAACTCTCCGTTGCCTTCACATAAGTCAGTCTCTTCACCTGGTCCCAGATGAAATTGAGGAGTTTTTAACTGCACATTCTCCTCAGTCTGCTCTGATTCTGAGATAGGGGCAGTCAATATATGACCATCAACACTCACCAAGACCATCTCTGGATGTGAACCCTGTGACTCCCCAAAATTGTCTCCCTCTAGGCTCTCATACGAATTAGACTCATATTCCGACAACTCAACTGAATCTTCTAAAGAAGATCGATCATCCGGGAATTCATAAAACCTCCTATCAACATCAGATTCTGCCCTTTGAAGTTGAGGCAAAACCAAGGAATCACTCTCATCTTTCAACTGAAGCACCCCAGAATCCGAGATGCTATGATCAAGTCTATGAACATTACTCAAATAGCCATTCTTTTTGTCAATAGAATCTTGAACAGCCTCAATTGAATCAACTACTTTATCATCATCCACCTCCTTCAAAAAATAAGCCTCCCCCGAA includes these proteins:
- the LOC100798304 gene encoding phosphatidate phosphatase PAH1 → MNVVGKVGSLITQGVYSVATPFHPFGGAVDVIVVQQQDGTFRSTPWYVRFGKFQGVLKGAEKFVRINVNGVEANFHMYLDNSGEAYFLKEVDDDKVVDSIEAVQDSIDKKNGYLSNVHRLDHSISDSGVLQLKDESDSLVLPQLQRAESDVDRRFYEFPDDRSSLEDSVELSEYESNSYESLEGDNFGESQGSHPEMVLVSVDGHILTAPISESEQTEENVQLKTPQFHLGPGEETDLCEGNGEFSTGESAWAADYINQLGAQTTNVQSRRCDTNGDDNTSKLLLEVCQGEEAHICLAQDTVEIKNQEDHMKTDSEEAASGIKRENVFKSCLELQDFGQQAGNADLQNIGSSLKIQNSVEESNASHPAVDENEQESIAISKNGDELSPPSGSASSNGHRSPKSELETQEVEKNASGEVETASGSHSVTTYSEQNDEHVDKTVTNDELDDNQQTPALKDVRATSEVVEPQTETSNKGDQSHLGLGFEISLCGHELKVGMGSVAAAEAFEAHRISVVDFTSSAPSIIKNQNLVIKFKERYMTWEKAAPLVLGMAVYSLDLPVESKDTIPVEQDHALKSRDDDLGSSSSGRRWRLWPIPFRKVKTFEHTNSNSSNEEVFLDSESGSLIEPTPASSTQGSPHKQFLRTNVPTTKQIASLNLKEGQNLVTFSFSTRVLGTQQVDAHIYLWKWNARIVISDVDGTITKSDVLGQFMPLVGKDWTQSGVARLFCAIKENGYQLLFLSARAIVQAYLTRNFLLNLKQDGKTLPNGPVVISPDGLFPSLYREVIRRAPHEFKIACLEDIKRLFPSDYNPFYAGFGNRDTDELSYRKIGIPKGKIFIINPKGEVAISQRIGAKSYTSLHTLVNDMFPPTSLVEQEDYNSWNYWKTPLPDID